In Hyla sarda isolate aHylSar1 chromosome 9, aHylSar1.hap1, whole genome shotgun sequence, the following proteins share a genomic window:
- the SPACA9 gene encoding sperm acrosome-associated protein 9, translated as MAFTMKEAKETLKALEHQCNLLTRQQVTFITALERVRENAHDRIKPVSNLAQVQSYLDYNCNNSTDRGIISLFLEVCKNLGDFCVKLDALQTETRSAGDIIQITMKMLSPTYDLTELRAKYPHDALNHLSCDEALNFYGGIISLIPVVLANVREAVSRLAKLHPLEEGSSGRHYTEDNAGGYSHTQSTGSQTKVTQADSSF; from the exons ATGGCTTTTACAATGAAGGAGGCCAAGGAGACCCTGAAGGCTCTGGAGCACCAGTGCAATCTCCTGACACGGCAACAAGTGACGTTCATCACCGCCCTGGAGCGCGTGCGCGAAAATGCGCATGACAGGATCAAACCTGTGAGCAATCTGGCGCAG GTACAAAGCTACTTGGATTACAATTGTAACAACAGCACAGACCGGGGGATCATCTCCCTGTTCCTTGAGGTCTGCAAAAACCTGGGAGATTTCTGTGTGAAGCTGGACGCCCTGCAGACCGAGACCAGGTCAGCGGGGGACATCATCCAAATCACCATGAAAATGCTGAGTCCGACATATGACCTGACCGAGCTGAGAGCCAA GTATCCTCACGATGCTCTTAACCACCTCAGTTGTGATGAAGCATTAAACTTTTATGGTGGAATTATAAGCCTTATTCCCGTTGTTCTGGCGAACGTTCGAGAAGCCGTGTCTAGGTTGGCGAAACTGCATCCCCTAGAAGAAGGAAGCAGCGGCAGACATTATACTGAGGATAACGCTGGAGGGTACAGCCACACACAAAGCACTGGGTCTCAGACCAAAGTCACCCAGGCAGATTCATCTTTCTAG